Proteins from one Hyperolius riggenbachi isolate aHypRig1 chromosome 2, aHypRig1.pri, whole genome shotgun sequence genomic window:
- the TEKT2 gene encoding tektin-2, whose translation MATLSLKPGNRYSVPDWHTNGALISTNAERQRSASHQIRQEARTLRNETNNQTKWDEHDNSTRLADRIDEVEKWKQVLDKCLAEVDVEIDSLTLMKDEAERALQAKNVPSDVAIECLTLRESRRDIDLVKDPVEDELHKEVEVIEGIRKALQQKISEAFEQICLLQETRQQLTWDQRDKAETIDIDQTCLSLTKHSPNISLKVDPTRVPHGSTNPQEWEQFSRYNKERADAEVRASTQLREAIAMTIAQTNNELEAQRQAVEFAYRKRIHEFERAHKELKWQEKNTKDEIEEMEEDIRRLEKDLKEKSGPLKLAHTRLETRTYRPNVDLCRDQVQYGLTNEVHQLEGTIAALKQKMAQSQDALDALYKHLARIEADIKCKENSLSLDNKCMETRGKLAMPAEKYVTTMDTFNRTTNRHPSPIKSHQLQLA comes from the exons ATGGCCACGTTAAGCCTGAAACCAGGAAACCGCTACTCTGTCCCAGACTGGCACACCAACGGTGCTCTCATTTCCACCAATGCTGAGAGACAACGGTCAGCTTCTCACCAGATCCGGCAAGAAGCCAGGACTCTGCGCAATGAGACAAACAACCAA ACTAAATGGGATGAGCATGATAACAGCACCCGTCTTGCTGATCGCATTGATGAAGTGGAGAAATGGAAGCAAGTACTGGACAAGTGCCTGGCTGAAGTAGATGTTGAGATTGATAGTTTAACTCTG ATGAAAGATGAAGCAGAACGGGCCCTGCAAGCCAAGAATGTCCCTTCTGATGTAGCTATAGAGTGTCTGACTCTTCGAGAAAGCAGAAGAGACATTGACCTGGTGAAAGACCCTGTAGAGGATGAGCTACACAAGGAAGTGGAAGTGATTGAGGGAATTCGCAAAGCACTGCAGCAAAAGATCAGCGAGGCTTTTGAGCAAATCTG CCTTCTGCAGGAGACACGTCAACAACTTACCTGGGACCAGAGAGACAAAGCTGAGACAATCGATATTGATCAGACCTGCCTATCGCTAACCAAGCACTCTCCAAATATTTCGCTGAAGGTTGATCCAACCCGTGTGCCTCATGG GTCAACAAATCCTCAGGAATGGGAACAATTCAGCCGCTACAACAAAGAAAGAGCTGATGCTGAAGTCAGAGCTTCCACACAGTTAAGAGAAGCCATTGCTATGACAATTGCACAG ACTAATAATGAACTGGAGGCTCAGAGACAAGCTGTAGAGTTTGCTTATAGGAAGAGGATCCATGAATTTGAAAGAGCTCACAAGGAACTCAAGTGGcaagaaaaaaat ACTAAGGATGAAATAGAAGAGATGGAGGAAGACATAAGACGTTTAGAGAAAGATCTGAAAGAAAAGAGTGGGCCTCTGAAGCTGGCTCACACACGTCTTGAGACTCGTACTTACAGGCCCAATGTGGATCTTTGTAGGGACCAG gtTCAGTATGGATTGACAAATGAGGTCCATCAGCTAGAGGGTACCATTGCCGCACTAAAGCAAAAAATGGCTCAGTCACA GGATGCACTGGATGCACTTTATAAACATCTTGCTCGGATTGAAGCAGATATCAAGTGTAAGGAGAATTCTCTAAGCCTGGACAACAAATGCATGGAGACCCGTGGAAAGCTTGCCATGCCTGCTGAGAAGTATGTGACAACCATGGATACTTTCAACCGTACGACAAACCGCCATCCATCACCCATAAAGAGTCACCAGCTTCAACTAGCTTGA